A part of Rattus rattus isolate New Zealand chromosome 6, Rrattus_CSIRO_v1, whole genome shotgun sequence genomic DNA contains:
- the LOC116904247 gene encoding DNA-directed RNA polymerases I, II, and III subunit RPABC5-like yields MIIPVCCFTCGKIISNKWEAYLGLLQAMYTEGDALDTLDLKRYCCRCMLLAHVDLIEKLLNYAPLEK; encoded by the coding sequence ATGATCATCCCAGTTTGCTGCTTCACCTGCGGGAAGATCATTAGTAACAAATGGGAAGCCTATCTGGGTCTGCTGCAGGCCATGTACACCGAGGGGGATGCCCTGGACACTCTGGACCTGAAGCGTTACTGCTGCCGCTGCATGCTGCTCGCACACGTGGACCTGATTGAGAAACTGCTGAACTATGCACCCCTAGAGAAGTGA